Proteins found in one Aquibium microcysteis genomic segment:
- a CDS encoding ABC transporter substrate-binding protein produces MRMLLLSGTVLAAIGAAMLPAKAADCDITVGLVMELTGPAGAYGQAGAKAVEMAFRDFNEAGGVGGCKLVTDTRDSQSQGNVAVDQATQLVNITKVPVIIGGIISSVSIPILTSVTAPANVVQVSPASSSPTLTQLGRDGKTNGMFFRTITSDALQGTAAAKYALDQGLKKLAIIHVNNDFGVNMVKEFSAAFEKLGGTITSVTAYNDKQASYTAEANAAMAGEPDALYLVSYPVDGATIARAWISNGGPQKFLLNDGMNSTDFIQAVGAQYLNDAYGTSSGTAETASTKYFYENFEAFSGSIKPDAPAADRSYDAGAIVALAIAKAGKADSAAIKAAIPQVVAADGAPIYAGKAEFEKALGLIKDGKPIKYEGVIGPVSFDQYGDITGPFRLWRIQNGEVTTVGQVSAAEVTAIKDGMK; encoded by the coding sequence ATGAGAATGCTTCTGCTTTCGGGCACCGTGCTCGCCGCCATCGGGGCGGCGATGCTGCCCGCGAAAGCCGCCGACTGCGACATCACCGTCGGCCTCGTCATGGAACTGACCGGACCCGCCGGCGCCTATGGCCAGGCGGGTGCGAAGGCCGTGGAGATGGCCTTCCGCGACTTCAACGAGGCCGGCGGCGTCGGCGGCTGCAAACTCGTCACCGACACCCGCGACAGCCAGAGCCAGGGCAACGTCGCCGTCGACCAGGCGACGCAGCTCGTCAACATCACCAAGGTGCCGGTGATCATCGGCGGCATCATTTCGTCGGTGTCGATCCCGATCCTGACCTCGGTGACCGCCCCGGCCAACGTCGTGCAGGTGTCGCCCGCCTCGTCCTCGCCGACGCTGACCCAGCTCGGCCGCGACGGCAAGACCAACGGCATGTTCTTCCGCACCATCACCTCGGACGCCCTGCAGGGCACGGCGGCTGCGAAATACGCGCTCGACCAGGGGCTGAAGAAGCTCGCGATCATCCACGTCAACAACGACTTCGGCGTGAACATGGTCAAGGAGTTCTCGGCGGCGTTCGAGAAGCTCGGCGGGACGATCACCTCGGTGACGGCCTACAACGACAAGCAGGCGAGCTACACCGCCGAAGCCAATGCGGCCATGGCCGGCGAACCCGACGCGCTCTACCTCGTCTCCTACCCGGTCGACGGCGCCACGATCGCGCGCGCTTGGATCTCCAATGGCGGGCCGCAGAAGTTCCTGCTCAACGACGGCATGAATTCCACCGACTTCATTCAGGCCGTCGGCGCGCAGTACCTGAACGACGCCTACGGCACCTCGTCCGGCACGGCCGAGACGGCCTCGACCAAGTATTTCTACGAGAATTTCGAGGCCTTCTCGGGATCCATCAAGCCCGACGCACCGGCAGCCGACCGCTCCTATGACGCCGGCGCGATCGTCGCTCTCGCCATCGCCAAGGCCGGCAAGGCCGACTCCGCGGCCATCAAGGCGGCGATCCCGCAGGTCGTGGCGGCGGACGGCGCGCCGATCTACGCCGGCAAGGCCGAGTTCGAGAAGGCGCTCGGCCTGATCAAGGACGGCAAGCCGATCAAGTACGAGGGCGTGATCGGACCGGTCTCCTTCGACCAGTATGGCGACATCACCGGCCCGTTCCGGCTGTGGCGCATCCAGAACGGCGAGGTGACCACGGTCGGCCAGGTGAGCGCGGCCGAAGTGACCGCCATCAAGGACGGCATGAAGTAG